TAGCCAGATAGTTTGGCAGCGCCGATCAGTGACTGTCAGTTTATTTTAAGCATAAAGGTACATTTCACAAAACTGGAAAATGGTTACCTTGAGCATCAGACATCTATTCGATTTGACTGCACTTCTACGGAATCGAGACTGTATGAAATGTCTGATAGATGCTTTGCAAGTACAATCTGAGCTCGCCGACCAAGTATGTTTACAACATCGTCGTGTTTGCGACACCAAACATATTTTGCGACACCACCAGTGTTCCTACATAAAAATAAGTCCGGCTAGAAAATCGCGTGCACTGTTTCTACCCGTAATACCATTTGTTTCACGTGAATGTAAGGTaaaggtaatgtaatgtaaagacCACCAATGTGGTACGAAAACCACCACCAGTGTTTGTTGCACCAGAAATACACCTTCAGCATTTCTGTAACAATTGTCATTACATCGAGAAAACAGTACTGTTGTTAATTCAGATTCAGTCGGTGACGGATGACCCGTGAAGCAAGAAAACACATAAAATACCTATACATTCATAggctatacatacatacaaaacatacaaaagGAGCCACTGTCTGTCTTACAACATGCTCTTCGCCGTCTTCTCAATTCCTTGTCACTTTGCCGCCTGACTGAAAGTACTAGCACATCACCTCGGTTAATAGGATTTCAGGATTAACACCTTTCTGTAAACTAGATTCCACACCTGTTTAAAATGCAAATCTGGAGATGTCACTCTTTTTATCTCCTCGAATCAAATTCAGAGGTGTaattacacacacccactctctctctctatccctcacacacacacacaactatatacTGATAAGAACATAGAAACAACATACAATTCAGAAGTACGTACTTTTATTGCAAATGGCAAACTGCTGCCCAAAGACtaaatgtacagtatgaataaaTGTACAATATCAACAATAACAATGACATGGCTCCTATATGCCAAAGGGGTCATGATACCATCATAGATGACATGCTTGTACAGTTCAGTGTACATTTGATCTTAAAATGAATGGTTAACTTATATCAATCTGGAAGTGAGTTAACTTCAATATATGTACATTTAAAGAATTAAATGACACTGAAAATGTGAGTACTATGTTTAGTTGCATACTGAATACAAATACAAGTATCTACATGAATTACAATAATTCAGCATGGGGTGTGTAAAtgatagtaaaaaaaaaaatacattcattACTGGTATGTACTTCCACAATGTGTTCCAGTTTAtcactgtgtgcatgtttatgtatgaTCATCACATGTGTtgatctctgtgtgcatgtttatgtatgaTCATCACATGTGTTTATCTGGGATTGTGCGTCTGAGCATATCAAATTAAgtatttatataaataattgtttctgtgtgtacgtgtccaTGGATAACTCCCGTCACTGCATCTGCCCCTGTCTCTTTGCACTGGTCTGCccactctcctcttcctgtgGCTGGGCCCCTGGgtctgtggagctgtgtgtggtgATTGTTTGCGTTGTGTCCTCCAGGCTAAGGCCCTGGCTGTACTCAGCCCCAGTCACAAGGCAGTGTGGCAGCATCTCCTCCATAAGGATGCGCACCAGCCCAGGGTTCTGCAGGCTGGGGATGCTGGACATGTTCAGCCGATGCAGCTTCCTGTGGGACAGATGCGGAAGGACACTGGGCTCAGTCTCACAGGCATGGCATAACCGTAGGTGCTTGCATGCATATACAGGTACTTTCAGCCTCACTCAAGTACCTGAGGTGCTGCAGGGCACACAGGGCTCCTACAGTGATCCGGGGGCAGTGGGAGATGTCCAGTTCCTCTAGGCTGTCACTGAACATGTGCAGGCGTGTCAGGAACCAGCCGTCTACCTCTGGGCAGCCCCTCAGGGAGAGCCTCCGGAGATGCAGCTGACTCACTgatgagggaggggaggggaggagaggggaggggagttaGGGGGGAATGTGTTTTCACTTTGGGCCAACAAGGTGCACGTCTCAGGTGGCCACAGGCAAGTACACAATGCGTCATCAGAAATGTGAAGGGTTATGGCTGAGACgaatgtatacagtatacaagcATGCAACTGCAGACACATTGAACTATGCAAAATTGATTTCACGCATTGTTGCATTCTGCAGTGGGTCATTTCTACGACGTTATTGTGAGCTGCAGTCTGTGCACGGAGGGTGGGAGGCAGTAGCTGTGTCAGTAATCAGTAGCTACAGTAACAGTAGCTGTGTCAGTAATCAGTAGCTACAGTAACAGTAGCTGTGTCAGTAATCAGTAGCTACAGTAACAGTAGCCTGGTCAGTAATCAGTAGCTACAGTAACAGTAGCCTGCTCAGTAATCAGTAGCTACAGTAACAGTAGCTGTGTCAGTAATCAGTAGCTACAGTAACAGTAGCTGTGTCAGTAATCAGTAGCTACAGTAACAGTAGCTGTGTCAGTAATCAGTAGCTACAGTAACAGTAGCTGTGTCAGTAATCAGTAGCTACAGTAACAGTAGCCTGGTCAGTAATCTTGCTGATCTTGTGTATcctttgtgttaatgtgttttgtttcacacatgagtgatctgtgtgtctcttgtctGACTACATCGTGACCATGCAGGGATAAAGCTTCTCCTCCCGACCAGCAGGCACAGCCATTACAGCTGGTTACTTACTGCTCAGgctgaaatacacctccagccTACACACAGGTTTGAACAACTACCTTCAAATCTGGCAAATCACACACCGATGTAATCAGTTGTCAATCTTTGTAGAGTGGTTAAGATGAAAATACAAGAAcagcatttatatatatttatatagaggCCTTAGGTGAAAGGACTGTAGTATTGTGTGCTTTAGTGTAAATGGACAGGAGAAAAGATGGCAGTACCTAGGTTGTCTAGTCCATCACGGTTAATAGGAGTGCCACTCAAGTCAACCTCTTCAATCATGGAGGTGGGGAAGTTCATGAAGTCAAAGCTGAATTTCCCTCTGGCATCGGGCTGGAACCATTCTGTCTGTCCAGCAAACCTGGACCCAAACAGGAAGGAACTGAGTGAGCACATAATCACACATGCAATGGCAGACTGTCATAAtaacagaaagaaggaaagtAGTCAGTGGCAAAATCTTAAGTATAAACACATactacaaatacagtacatccCTTGAGGATATCCTACTTTTACTAtcctcactgatgtgtgtgGTTGGAATGGTAGCCTTTGCATAGAGACTGTGCAGTGAGCAAATCTCTCACCCGACACCTTATGAAATGTGCTGGGGACAGATGCTAggacccatgggttttagcctccttgctagcatgtCCGCCTCCTATGTATGAGGGTGCCGGGTTCGAGTCCAGTGCAGGATTGTGCTTCAGGTTACAGAATCAATGCTTGCCTTTTCCACAAATGCaactaatgaatgaatgaagtaatGAAGAGAAACCAAGTACCTGAAACTTCCTTTCAGGCTCAAGATGTAGTATGCTGCTGCAATGTTGTCACCATAGTTCTGCTGTGCAAAGCCATAGAAGCTGCAGGGAAGTAAAAGAAAATGTAGTAATGACAAATCAATTATTACTCAACTCACACAGAAAGCAAACAGGAAGAAATCAACTCTGCACTGGGACCACACAGcagcagaacaaacacacaccacctctcatAGGGTGCTAACAAGGGATCTCTGTTGAAATCCAATGTCTCAACTGATGAATGTATGGAGACACTTCCAACAGGGGCAAAGGTACCTTGTTTTGCATGCACAGTATACAAGATATTACATCACGCATATACTGAACATAAAAGGGAGGCAGATTATGCAGAGTTTCACATTATTTCAGACACTCACAGATTCTTCCGCCGGACAGCTCTGTTCCTGAAGGTGGCGCTCCAGGTCATGAGCTGCTCCACATCGTAGAACTGCTGCCTGAGCCGCAGGAGGAACCGGGTGACTGCGGACGGTGGGGACGCAGGGGGCGCAGGGGACGCACTCAGGTATCTCCTGGCAACCGACCATGACGTTCTGTGACAGGACCGCCATGTCACCTGAGAAGTGTAATATCATcagaagaaatggagagaaaagctAGGAGGGATGGACCTTCATTAAAGAGACATAACTGGCACAGTTAAAAGTCTGGGAGGGATGGACCTTCATTAAAGAGACAAAACTGGCACAGTTAAAAGCCTGGGAGGCCGGTGGGTGAGATAGATGTGTTTGTTCTTCCATCAAATGGGCAtgtgccatcaaaatgaattggaGGATGTTGTAAACAACGAGTTCCCTATAAAACAGACCCTGTATTTTGTTACTTTAATCAGAGTGGGACAAAGCCATTGCTTGGCAAGTAATAAGTAAGACAACTCCCATGTAAAGTGAAGTCCAAGTGCTAAACCACATGTTTCAAGTCCTTGTGCACTTCTGGACTAGCCTAATACCCTCAGAGTAACAGTATATTAGATTTACACATATAGCAAACatcttttacattttacatacaaATGCAATCCAATAGGTTTTGAAAGGGGGGTTTTAACTGTATTCCAAAGATGATGCTAATAATTATAGTACAGTGGGCTCGTCTGCCGCGTCAAATAGAGCAAGAGAATAATTTAGCACAAGGTTTGCGAGTAAATTTGTCACGCATTTTAGTTTGCCGATAACAGAAAAGCACAAAGGACAAGACGTGATTGGTGAAATCGACAATCTGACGGTGGGAAGAAGCCAGTAACGCACTTAGCTACTTATGTTTCCCGATGTTAATAAGCTAACGCCAGTTAACGTCAAGTAATTTAGCTCTACTCAGCAGCCAGTCAAACCACACGAACAGAATGTAAGTATTGTTCTACGTGACAATGTCCACCATTGACAAAATATTCACAGCATTTCTTTTCGTGCATTTAACATTCAAGTAAAGGCAGACCTACCAGCAAGGAGGCGGCCATATTTCTGTCCCTACTACGGATTCCGTTAAGGGACAAATGTCACATTCAAAGTGTTAAGTCTACTTACATTCATTGTATAGACATTTGATACAAACCTTTGGATTTTAACAAACGAATAAACTACGTTTGGGATAGGCTGTTAGTATATGCATATGAAGAACTTTCACGACTGAGAAACAAGAACTCACTTTGAAGTGTTGAAAAGGCCTATTACAGAATAACAGCAGGTGTCGCTAGAACCAAACATACCCATCCTTCCATCCAACCAGCCTCAGGAATGTTGTCTGGACATGTCCTAACTGTAGCCGAGGCAAGTCTTTGGACGCACACATTGTTGGGTTAGCCTAACACTCAGTAGCCTACATAAACGGTATAACTAAAGTCTGAAGTCTCACAAAGGATTATGAAACGTAGTAAAaggcatatctctctctccctctctatctccattaTTACACTCTATACTGTTTCCCATCTTTGTCATATTTCTGCTGTCCTTATCTTCCTCTGCTTCTTCTctctacagagagggagaggaaaaagaaagtgaaGCACAGTCTGTGACAGATGTGCTTTCACAATCGTTTGTaccaaggaaagaaaaacaaacattctttCCTTGGTGAGCCTCTCACCATTCCTGTGTCAAAAGCAGTTAGAGAATAGTTTGGTTCCTGctggcatacacatacattttttttgatttgagcatgtgtgcgtgttaagGAGAGTGGTGTGGTTTGCTTCATATTAAATGTCAAACACAGAGACTGCCATTGTGACTAGATTTGGAGGTTGAAAAGACTAAGGAAACGCTACCAACTATGAATGGGACTTGGATCTTGTCATagggctggtgtgtgagtgtgaatacaaTATGAAGCCGTAcatttttggtttgtgtgtgtgcattcacacatgCTCATGTGCAAATTGATGCATGGAATTAATTTTTGCCATGGGCAATCTGCTTTCCTTGACAGTGCAGTTATGTGAGTATGCATTTAAATCGCAAAGATGTGTTTCAGTTTATTCAGCTTGCCAGGGTAGTTGATTCATCCCCCATTTGCACAAACGGCACAGACTGAAAGCAGGGTTCCTCGGGTAGTTATCAGCCTCCTCCAGGCTAATAAAACCTTCAATTAAGCAATAATAGGTTTTGCCCTCAGCAATTATTAGTCAAGGTCGGTCTCACTAGTATGGGTACAATCAATAATTCATCCAATTTGAATACAGTTTGAATTTGAGAACCTGAGCCTCCATGTGTCCTTGTGTGCCATCTGCATATTTGtttggtgcttttatttattcattgctgCCTATGAATATGCATGCATTTACTTTTATCCTGTCCCTAGTCTGTGACATGCAGTAAACAGGTGCATAGAAACAGATGTATTCACATTTATGGGAGGgagaaaacacaagaaaaaTTGGAACCGGTTGATTTCGACTTCTCCAGGTAGATATGCTCtgttttacattcacattcctgtgattgtgtgtcacATCCATCACATATTAATATCTCTCTGAAGAAGCACATCCGCACATCAGTATCAGCCTCCAAAGATCTCCCTATCATTCCTCCAGCAGCCCCTCTGTACAGACAGAAATGTCAAAGAGTTTAGCAGTTATTTTTTAAAGAGGTACTTATTTGTGTGAGTACATTGTCATCACATGTGCTGAAACAGATTAAATGTCCTGCCTGTTTTTCTCACACTagtcaggaagagaggagagcccaAGAGGGAGTTGAGGGGGTGGGCTGAAAGGCAAACATGCCTCCAGGGCACCCTCATATTTAGaggtgtgatgtttttttcGGGCAGTAGATGAAGTGCCTGTTTCCCGGGGTCATCccaggccttgtgtgtgtgtgtgtgtgtgtgtgtgtgtgtgtgtgtgtgtgtgtgtgtgtgtgtgtgtgtgtgtgtgtgtgtgtgtgtgtgtgtgtgtgtgtgtgtgtgtgtgtgtgtgtgtgtgtgtgtgtgtgtgtgtgtgcatgttggagGGACTCTTTAAAGGTGCCAAGCGAGTGTGAGAGACTCTTAACCCTTGTGCTGTAAGATTGATGGCATCTCCACTTCCCTCTGAGGCACCTGTGACCCTGTGAATTTGAATGGCAACGACAGAAGAATCCCACATGTGCTGTTCAGTGCTGTGGTTATCTAAAGAGATGTGTCAGTAGGGAATGAGATTCTCTTATGTATTAAACTATTCATATACATTACACACTACATTAGGACAGGACACtgtacagatttttttttatcaacaccACTCTAAGAATCTCTTACTGAAGAAATACAATTATTAGTATTTGTAAATTATAGGTAAATTATCATTCATTTATCgtcatgtgagtgtttgtttaccCCATTCCATTGCTACACCACCCTCGACACCATGCGTATACTGGCATACAAGAAAAAGGGACATGACAATATGAGTCATTACTTGTCAATAATTTACATTCAAATCCACTCCGACACACACCTCAATGTCATTACCATAATGTGTACCATTTTCCAATGTGTGTCAGCGCTAAATGACAAATGTGGTTATCTTTCATGGGAAGTATTTAAGGAGGCAGTAATGACAGTTGCTCCCAATCTCATTGAAGCATAAAAACATCTTGGCCTTTTACGGCTTCAGCATTGTCCATTACATTCAGTTTTGAATACACATGTGTTATTAAATGCTTTCCTGAATTTTCTGAAACCCTTATAATATTATTAGGCCaatttgatgtggaggaagaAAATGTTACTGTTTTGTGTTCGTACGTAATAGATTTATTTTCCTTAGAAACTCCTATGTGAAGGGACAAGTAATCATGTTAGGTTTACATCAATACAAAATGCAGAAACATACCTCATCATCAGGATGCTTCCAAAACCATTTCCCAAATCTCTTTTCATTACAGCATCAGCAAATGGACTGTGTTAATGGAGTTGGGAAATAAATGATTTCTCtgggcacacaaaaacacattcacattatgGGTCTTGCAAATAAACTGTGACTTATCCTTCttgcgcgtgcacgtgtgtatgtgtgtgtgtgtgtgtgtgagagagagagagagagagagagagagagagagagagagagagagagagagagagagagtgtgcataattggatgtgtgtgtgtgtgtgtgtgtgtgagagagagagtgcataattggatgtgtgtgtgtgtgtgtgtgtgtgtgtgtgtgtgtgtgtgtgtgtatgcgtgtgtatgcgtgtgtgtgcacgcgcgcgcatgtgtgtttgtattgcagTGTCCTCATTGCTAGAGCTCTAGGCTATGGCAGGCTGCTGCATTTTGGGCTCAGTTGCACAGTCTCTGTGGTGCGCTGTGGGTAATTTGTGGACCTACATTAATGAACCTGGCTTTGAAGTGGAGGCTGCTTGCAGCTGAATAATGAGGCCGAGCTGAGGGTAAGGGGCGACAGGTCTGTTTCAGGACACAATCATCAAAGGATTGATTAGAGACCTGAGTGGGGCCTGGAACAGGTGGCAGTATGTAATGACAAGCAAAAGTCAAGGTGTTTTTGGAAAAGCATCACAGTGAGCAGTATATGTTGACAGTAAAATACTGTATGCAGTAAAAATGTATCCCTCGTTCAATCTTATGGGAATGAAAGGGAGAGTGTTGTGATAAAATAACATGTATTTTACAAATTTGAATGTATCTACATTAGTTGCGTAGTCAGATCAGCCATGTTGGCCTGATAATGTAGAGGATATAATGCTGTTTTTCACACAGGATCCTTGAGCAGAAAAGAGACCAATTTAGCCTGCAGAATCATTTAGTCCTCATTTCATTAAAGATGAGAGTAGTTACTGTAGTTAAAACAGTTTCCCGCATTAACTCTAAATTCACCTTGCCTTTTAAAATTTGCATTACCTTGTGCTGTGCATGGAAATCAGTTATGTGAACACACTAATTAGggcactctctcttcctctttcctgttcttcctctctctgtttttcctgtTCGATCACTCTTCTCTTTATCCCTACTGCCTCCAGATTAtggcattgtttgttttttctattttccaaACCTTGTTTATTTTCCCTTTCCCCAAGggctgtttctttctttcatgttcCGTATAGctcctctctatccatcttttcacacatctctctttctctctctctctctatctcatcctCTTTCGGTACTGCACAGCTGTGCAGTCATTGAAGGAAGTAGGATCGGACTCACATTTCTGTGTTGTCACTTTTCACATATCTGATTGTCATCAAAATGCTTCATACTTCATCagtcactgtctcactctcttttgcacacagagaggaacacacatgcacacatgctcagacatagatggaaagacacaaacacacacaaacacacacaaacacacatgctcagacatagatggaaaaacacaaacacacacaaacacacatgctcagacatagatggaaagacacaaacac
The window above is part of the Clupea harengus unplaced genomic scaffold, Ch_v2.0.2, whole genome shotgun sequence genome. Proteins encoded here:
- the LOC122130544 gene encoding distal membrane-arm assembly complex protein 2-like isoform X3, producing MEGWVTWRSCHRTSWSVARRYLSASPAPPASPPSAVTRFLLRLRQQFYDVEQLMTWSATFRNRAVRRKNLFYGFAQQNYGDNIAAAYYILSLKGSFRFAGQTEWFQPDARGKFSFDFMNFPTSMIEEVDLSGTPINRDGLDNLVSQLHLRRLSLRGCPEVDGWFLTRLHMFSDSLEELDISHCPRITVGALCALQHLRKLHRLNMSSIPSLQNPGLVRILMEEMLPHCLVTGAEYSQGLSLEDTTQTITTHSSTDPGAQPQEEESGQTSAKRQGQMQ
- the LOC122130544 gene encoding distal membrane-arm assembly complex protein 2-like isoform X2 — translated: MAASLLVTWRSCHRTSWSVARRYLSASPAPPASPPSAVTRFLLRLRQQFYDVEQLMTWSATFRNRAVRRKNLFYGFAQQNYGDNIAAAYYILSLKGSFRFAGQTEWFQPDARGKFSFDFMNFPTSMIEEVDLSGTPINRDGLDNLVSQLHLRRLSLRGCPEVDGWFLTRLHMFSDSLEELDISHCPRITVGALCALQHLRKLHRLNMSSIPSLQNPGLVRILMEEMLPHCLVTGAEYSQGLSLEDTTQTITTHSSTDPGAQPQEEESGQTSAKRQGQMQ
- the LOC122130544 gene encoding distal membrane-arm assembly complex protein 2-like isoform X1 gives rise to the protein MKVTWRSCHRTSWSVARRYLSASPAPPASPPSAVTRFLLRLRQQFYDVEQLMTWSATFRNRAVRRKNLFYGFAQQNYGDNIAAAYYILSLKGSFRFAGQTEWFQPDARGKFSFDFMNFPTSMIEEVDLSGTPINRDGLDNLVSQLHLRRLSLRGCPEVDGWFLTRLHMFSDSLEELDISHCPRITVGALCALQHLRKLHRLNMSSIPSLQNPGLVRILMEEMLPHCLVTGAEYSQGLSLEDTTQTITTHSSTDPGAQPQEEESGQTSAKRQGQMQ